One segment of Synechococcus sp. A15-24 DNA contains the following:
- a CDS encoding ribulose bisphosphate carboxylase small subunit codes for MPFQSTVGDYQTVATLETFGFLPPMTQDEIYDQIAYIIAQGWSPLVEHVHPSNSMATYWSYWKLPFFGEKDLNVVVSELEACHRAYPDHHVRIVGYDAYTQSQGACFVVFEGR; via the coding sequence ATGCCTTTCCAGAGCACCGTGGGTGACTACCAAACAGTCGCCACCCTGGAGACCTTCGGCTTCCTCCCGCCGATGACCCAGGACGAGATCTACGACCAGATCGCGTACATCATTGCCCAGGGTTGGAGCCCGCTCGTTGAGCACGTCCATCCCAGCAACTCCATGGCCACCTACTGGTCCTATTGGAAGCTCCCCTTCTTCGGTGAGAAGGATCTGAACGTTGTCGTCAGTGAGCTCGAGGCTTGCCACCGCGCATACCCCGACCACCACGTGCGCATCGTCGGTTACGACGCTTACACCCAGAGCCAGGGTGCATGCTTCGTGGTTTTCGAAGGACGCTGA
- a CDS encoding CsoS2 family carboxysome shell protein, protein MARLSSRELALERRKALTTSGKKSSVAAGDGANRVRTASDAPPTRTDAAAAVEPTAPAVSAPVKPTVSFTPASPSRSSHVKPQRHPSRDLVLARRDALSRRGKTADTSRDRNRADVSRQTKAAAPAAAPVEEQKSCGCGGKRAAEKDQLSARTTSLTPRSDRRSAAPKRRAIENPSRALVLARREAMAKHGKTAGKQPTSAAAVARQANPDLTSRELAQRVRELRTKAGARNKQSAGATRPTGPNRHGAKQAAAADAHWKVGESTTSSGQTVTGTQANRSVKTTGNEASTCRSITGTEYLGAEVFQTFCQQAPEPTTPPKVRVTATSHGNRVTGNEVGRSEKVTGDEPGTCKSVTGTEYISANQSAAYCGSSQVSPRKVGRSLTQQGRPVSGVMVGRSSSVTGDEAGAGRSLTGDQYLGSDPLPDGRPAAKVGQSGTLSGTGVTGTMVGRSSQVTGNEFGSCHRVTGDQYISAEQVNAFCGSKPEPEAAKVGFSVTNRNQVVSGTRTGRSERVTGDEPGTCKAVTGTPYAGLENAGQHCGNSAVQAIRERTPVRLGTPSAAMTGIQPGVGGVMTGGEKGACEAVTGTPYLGADQLATACGNEAPVGTDSHGQAPEGAAWTRFSVMSPARAAQQQREGQGAVTGTSYEQGNRITGPFDLAGGKVTGTEQFRFDNLEFQRRQFQPTVAVVSEPAEQPASRVTGEGSSTKITGDDWDRGEHVTGTEGVSARRRNPTRPGPMSAMAPHERKRNEENEWPVSRVTGSSGNTEKGSLITVSGGARG, encoded by the coding sequence ATGGCAAGACTTTCTAGTCGCGAACTCGCACTTGAGCGCCGCAAGGCGCTGACAACCTCCGGTAAGAAGTCTTCTGTGGCTGCAGGAGATGGTGCCAATCGCGTGCGCACTGCCTCCGACGCACCTCCCACCCGCACGGACGCTGCGGCCGCTGTTGAGCCCACGGCTCCAGCAGTCTCCGCTCCCGTGAAACCCACGGTGTCGTTCACTCCGGCTTCCCCCTCCCGTAGTTCTCATGTGAAGCCTCAGCGTCATCCCAGCAGGGACCTGGTGCTGGCTCGCCGTGATGCCCTGTCCCGCCGCGGCAAGACCGCAGACACCAGCCGCGACCGTAACCGCGCTGATGTCTCTCGCCAAACCAAGGCTGCTGCTCCTGCTGCAGCACCGGTTGAAGAGCAAAAATCCTGTGGATGTGGCGGCAAGCGCGCTGCTGAAAAGGATCAACTGAGTGCACGTACCACTTCTCTGACGCCCCGTTCCGACCGTCGCAGTGCAGCGCCCAAGCGCCGTGCCATCGAGAACCCCAGCCGTGCGCTGGTGTTGGCCCGCCGCGAAGCGATGGCGAAACACGGCAAAACCGCTGGTAAGCAACCCACCAGTGCTGCTGCTGTCGCCCGCCAAGCCAACCCTGATCTCACCAGCCGCGAGCTGGCTCAGCGGGTGCGTGAGCTGCGCACCAAGGCTGGTGCGCGCAACAAGCAAAGCGCTGGTGCAACCCGCCCAACCGGTCCCAACCGCCACGGCGCCAAGCAGGCTGCTGCAGCGGATGCCCACTGGAAGGTGGGTGAAAGCACCACGAGTTCCGGCCAGACCGTGACCGGTACTCAGGCCAACCGTTCGGTGAAGACCACCGGCAACGAGGCCAGCACCTGCCGCTCGATTACTGGCACCGAATATCTGGGTGCCGAAGTGTTCCAAACGTTCTGCCAGCAGGCACCTGAGCCCACCACCCCCCCCAAGGTTCGCGTCACCGCCACTAGCCATGGCAACCGCGTCACCGGCAATGAAGTCGGCCGTTCCGAAAAGGTCACCGGTGACGAGCCCGGCACCTGCAAAAGCGTGACGGGTACTGAATACATTTCTGCTAACCAGTCCGCTGCCTATTGCGGCAGCTCGCAGGTGTCACCCCGCAAGGTGGGTCGCAGCCTCACGCAGCAGGGTCGTCCGGTCAGCGGCGTGATGGTGGGTCGTTCCTCCAGCGTCACCGGTGATGAAGCCGGGGCTGGCCGCAGCCTCACCGGTGATCAATATCTCGGGTCAGATCCCCTCCCCGACGGTCGCCCTGCCGCCAAGGTTGGCCAATCGGGAACCCTCTCTGGTACGGGTGTGACAGGAACCATGGTGGGTCGCTCCTCCCAGGTAACCGGTAATGAGTTTGGTTCTTGCCATCGCGTCACCGGCGATCAATACATCAGCGCTGAACAGGTCAATGCCTTCTGCGGTAGCAAACCTGAGCCGGAAGCCGCCAAGGTCGGCTTCAGCGTCACCAACCGCAATCAGGTGGTGAGTGGCACCCGCACTGGTCGCTCCGAGCGAGTCACAGGCGATGAACCCGGCACCTGTAAGGCCGTCACCGGCACCCCCTATGCCGGACTCGAAAATGCTGGCCAGCACTGCGGAAATTCTGCTGTTCAGGCCATTCGCGAGCGCACTCCTGTGCGTCTTGGTACGCCGTCTGCTGCCATGACCGGCATCCAGCCCGGTGTGGGTGGTGTGATGACGGGAGGTGAAAAGGGAGCCTGTGAAGCCGTCACCGGCACCCCCTATCTCGGCGCAGACCAGCTCGCCACGGCCTGTGGCAACGAGGCTCCAGTGGGCACCGACAGCCATGGCCAAGCCCCTGAAGGTGCGGCCTGGACACGCTTCAGTGTGATGTCTCCCGCCCGTGCCGCTCAGCAGCAGCGCGAGGGCCAGGGTGCTGTTACCGGTACCTCCTACGAGCAGGGCAACCGCATCACAGGCCCTTTTGATCTGGCCGGTGGCAAGGTCACCGGCACCGAGCAGTTCCGTTTCGATAACCTTGAATTCCAACGTCGTCAGTTCCAACCCACCGTGGCGGTGGTGAGCGAACCGGCTGAACAGCCCGCCTCCCGGGTCACCGGGGAGGGTTCCTCCACCAAAATCACAGGTGACGACTGGGACCGTGGTGAGCACGTCACCGGAACTGAGGGTGTGTCCGCCCGTCGTCGTAACCCCACGCGTCCCGGCCCGATGAGTGCCATGGCTCCTCACGAGCGCAAGCGCAATGAAGAGAACGAGTGGCCCGTCAGCCGTGTGACTGGTTCCAGCGGCAACACCGAAAAGGGTTCCCTGATTACCGTCTCAGGCGGCGCAAGGGGCTGA
- a CDS encoding form I ribulose bisphosphate carboxylase large subunit, protein MSKKYDAGVKEYRDTYWTPDYVPLDTDLLACFKCTGQDGVPKEEVAAAVAAESSTGTWSTVWSELLTDLDFYKGRCYRIEDVPGDKESFYAFIAYPLDLFEEGSITNVLTSLVGNVFGFKALRHLRLEDIRFPMAFIKSCYGPPNGIQVERDRMNKYGRPLLGCTIKPKLGLSGKNYGRVVYECLRGGLDFTKDDENINSQPFQRWQNRFEFVAEAIKLSEQETGERKGHYLNVTANTPEEMYERAEFAKELGMPIIMHDFITGGFTANTGLSKWCRKNGMLLHIHRAMHAVIDRHPKHGIHFRVLAKCLRLSGGDQLHTGTVVGKLEGDRQTTLGYIDQLRESFVPEDRSRGNFFDQDWGSMPGVFAVASGGIHVWHMPALVTIFGDDSVLQFGGGTHGHPWGSAAGAAANRVALEACVKARNAGRHLEKESRDILMEAGKHSPELAIALETWKEIKFEFDTVDKLDVQN, encoded by the coding sequence ATGAGCAAGAAGTACGACGCTGGGGTCAAGGAGTACAGGGACACTTACTGGACTCCTGATTACGTTCCCCTCGACACCGACCTGCTGGCCTGTTTCAAGTGCACCGGCCAGGACGGTGTGCCCAAGGAAGAAGTTGCCGCTGCTGTGGCTGCTGAATCCTCCACCGGCACCTGGTCCACTGTGTGGTCCGAGCTCCTCACCGACCTCGACTTCTACAAAGGCCGCTGCTACCGCATCGAAGACGTCCCTGGTGACAAGGAGTCGTTCTATGCCTTCATCGCCTACCCCCTCGACCTGTTCGAAGAGGGTTCCATCACCAACGTTCTGACCTCCCTGGTCGGCAACGTGTTCGGTTTCAAGGCACTGCGTCACCTCCGTCTGGAAGACATCCGCTTCCCGATGGCGTTCATCAAGAGCTGCTACGGCCCGCCGAACGGCATCCAGGTCGAGCGTGACCGGATGAACAAGTACGGCCGTCCCCTGCTGGGTTGCACCATCAAGCCGAAGCTCGGCCTGAGCGGTAAGAACTACGGCCGTGTTGTCTATGAGTGCCTGCGTGGCGGTCTGGACTTCACCAAGGACGACGAGAACATCAACTCCCAGCCCTTCCAGCGTTGGCAGAACCGCTTCGAATTCGTTGCGGAAGCTATCAAGCTGTCCGAGCAGGAGACCGGCGAGCGCAAAGGTCACTACCTCAACGTGACTGCCAACACTCCCGAAGAGATGTATGAGCGCGCTGAGTTCGCCAAGGAACTCGGCATGCCGATCATCATGCACGACTTCATCACCGGTGGCTTCACCGCCAACACCGGTCTGTCGAAGTGGTGCCGTAAGAACGGCATGCTGCTGCACATCCACCGTGCCATGCACGCGGTGATCGACCGTCATCCCAAGCACGGCATCCACTTCCGCGTTCTCGCCAAGTGTCTGCGTCTGTCCGGTGGTGACCAGCTCCACACCGGCACCGTGGTCGGAAAGCTTGAAGGTGATCGTCAAACCACCCTCGGCTATATCGACCAGCTGCGCGAATCCTTCGTGCCCGAAGACCGCAGCCGCGGCAACTTCTTCGATCAGGACTGGGGTTCCATGCCTGGCGTGTTCGCCGTTGCTTCCGGCGGTATTCACGTCTGGCACATGCCCGCCCTGGTCACCATCTTCGGCGACGACTCCGTTCTGCAGTTCGGTGGTGGTACCCACGGTCACCCCTGGGGTTCCGCTGCAGGTGCTGCGGCCAACCGCGTGGCCCTTGAGGCTTGCGTCAAGGCCCGCAACGCCGGCCGTCATCTCGAGAAAGAGAGCCGCGACATCCTTATGGAAGCCGGCAAGCACAGCCCCGAGCTGGCTATCGCCCTCGAGACCTGGAAGGAGATCAAGTTCGAGTTCGACACCGTCGACAAGCTCGACGTTCAGAACTGA